In a genomic window of Taylorella equigenitalis ATCC 35865:
- the ubiG gene encoding bifunctional 2-polyprenyl-6-hydroxyphenol methylase/3-demethylubiquinol 3-O-methyltransferase UbiG, whose amino-acid sequence MTNVSKNELEKFSSIASKWWDKTSEFKTLHDINPIRLNWILSHIPSNLSELKVLDIGCGGGILAESLVKAGIENLTGIDLAKESITVAKLHALDSDLKINYEVISAEEHAVTNSGYYDVITCMELLEHVPSPQSLIEAVAKLLKPGGIAFFSTINRNLKSFALAIVVAEYVLGMVPKGTHTHSKFLKPSEIMRFARGCGLEFIDSSGFEYKPLTGEYELCRSLDINYMVAVRKNEL is encoded by the coding sequence ATGACAAACGTTAGCAAAAACGAATTGGAAAAGTTCTCATCCATTGCCTCAAAATGGTGGGATAAAACTAGTGAATTCAAAACACTCCATGATATAAACCCTATTAGGCTTAATTGGATTTTAAGCCACATCCCTAGTAATTTATCAGAATTAAAAGTTTTGGATATTGGATGTGGTGGTGGAATATTGGCTGAGAGTCTTGTAAAAGCTGGCATAGAGAATTTAACTGGTATAGATTTAGCAAAGGAATCTATAACAGTGGCTAAACTGCATGCACTTGATAGTGATCTAAAAATCAATTATGAAGTTATATCTGCAGAAGAGCATGCTGTAACTAATAGTGGATATTATGATGTCATCACATGTATGGAATTGTTAGAACATGTACCAAGTCCACAAAGTCTTATCGAGGCAGTAGCAAAATTATTAAAACCTGGTGGAATTGCCTTTTTTTCTACTATTAATAGAAATTTAAAGTCATTTGCACTTGCTATAGTTGTAGCTGAGTATGTATTAGGCATGGTTCCTAAGGGCACTCATACACATAGCAAATTTTTAAAACCTAGCGAAATTATGAGATTTGCTAGAGGATGTGGACTTGAATTTATAGATTCCAGCGGTTTTGAATACAAACCATTAACTGGCGAATATGAATTATGTAGGTCGCTTGATATTAACTATATGGTAGCAGTTAGAAAAAATGAACTTTAA
- a CDS encoding ATP-binding cassette domain-containing protein: MASLITFTDVQLAFGHHALLDHANFAIAQGERVGLIGRNGAGKSSMLKILDSRIHADDGEVTYLNGIRVVTVEQEPKLDNSKTIFENLLSDYIEAEDWERSSKAEQILIELGLDGNLKADGLSGGTNKKIALATSILKNPDLLLLDEPTNHLDFESIIWLEGKLKNASFALLVITHDRRFLDEVTTRIIELDRGKLYSFPGNFSQWQVQKEASLKAEEIQNSKFDKFLAQEEVWIRKGIEARRTRNEGRVRRLEALRRERAERRDRIGNVNFKLSSGEKSGKLVAELENVSFSFGSKEIVRNFSTKIFRGDRIGIIGPNAAGKTTLLRIILGQLNPNSGTVRLGTNLEIAYFDQMRNQLDEQSTLADVISPGSEWVEIGGTKKHIIGYLGDFLFDPARANSPVSSLSGGERARLLLARLFARPANVLVLDEPTNDLDIETLELLEELLQTYTGTVLLVSHDRVFLDNVITQTIAYDGNATWTNYVGGYEDYVRQRPSIAKESPPQKSDTEIGKPKENKPKNKSKLSSFELKELEELPQRISDIEGEISKITEKLSDPSIYEHGPQISIDLQAKITELEVNLETLYEKWNKLESKI; this comes from the coding sequence ATGGCATCTCTTATTACTTTTACAGATGTTCAACTGGCATTTGGGCATCATGCATTACTTGATCATGCAAACTTTGCGATTGCACAGGGTGAAAGGGTTGGACTTATTGGTCGCAATGGGGCTGGCAAATCTTCTATGCTCAAAATACTGGATTCTCGCATACATGCGGATGATGGCGAGGTTACGTATTTAAATGGAATACGTGTAGTAACAGTTGAGCAAGAACCAAAACTAGATAACAGTAAAACTATATTTGAAAATCTTTTAAGTGACTACATAGAAGCTGAAGACTGGGAAAGAAGTTCTAAAGCTGAACAAATTCTTATTGAGCTGGGTCTCGATGGAAATCTTAAAGCTGATGGATTATCTGGAGGAACTAATAAGAAAATTGCTTTGGCTACTTCTATTTTAAAAAATCCTGATCTGCTATTGCTGGATGAACCTACAAATCACTTAGACTTTGAAAGCATAATATGGCTAGAAGGAAAACTGAAAAATGCTTCATTTGCACTACTTGTAATAACTCATGATAGGCGATTCTTGGATGAGGTAACTACTCGCATTATTGAACTTGATAGGGGTAAGCTTTATAGTTTTCCAGGTAATTTCTCTCAATGGCAAGTTCAAAAAGAGGCTTCACTTAAAGCTGAAGAGATTCAAAACTCAAAATTTGATAAGTTTTTAGCACAAGAGGAAGTTTGGATTAGGAAAGGGATAGAAGCCAGAAGAACTAGAAATGAGGGGCGTGTTCGTAGACTTGAGGCTTTGAGACGAGAAAGAGCAGAACGTCGTGATCGAATTGGAAATGTGAATTTCAAGCTCTCAAGCGGTGAAAAATCTGGAAAACTAGTAGCCGAACTAGAAAATGTAAGCTTTAGTTTTGGATCTAAGGAGATTGTTCGCAACTTTTCTACTAAGATTTTTCGTGGAGATCGAATCGGTATTATCGGTCCGAATGCTGCGGGAAAAACTACCCTACTTCGTATTATATTAGGACAGCTTAATCCTAATTCTGGAACTGTCAGATTAGGCACTAATTTAGAAATTGCATATTTCGACCAAATGCGAAATCAACTTGATGAGCAATCTACATTGGCAGATGTTATAAGCCCTGGTAGTGAGTGGGTTGAAATCGGCGGTACTAAAAAACATATTATAGGTTATTTAGGAGATTTTTTATTTGACCCCGCAAGGGCTAATTCTCCTGTGAGTAGTTTATCTGGCGGAGAGCGAGCCCGACTATTATTGGCTCGTTTGTTTGCAAGACCAGCGAATGTGCTTGTTTTAGATGAGCCTACAAATGATTTGGATATCGAGACACTAGAACTTTTAGAGGAGTTACTTCAAACCTACACAGGCACTGTGCTTCTTGTTAGTCACGATCGCGTTTTCTTAGATAACGTGATTACGCAAACCATTGCCTATGATGGCAATGCCACCTGGACCAATTATGTAGGCGGATATGAAGATTATGTTCGCCAGAGACCTAGCATTGCCAAAGAAAGTCCTCCACAAAAGTCTGATACAGAAATTGGAAAACCTAAAGAAAATAAGCCTAAAAACAAATCCAAGCTGAGTTCTTTTGAATTAAAGGAACTTGAAGAACTGCCCCAAAGGATATCAGATATTGAGGGTGAAATTTCAAAGATTACCGAGAAGTTATCTGATCCTAGTATTTATGAGCACGGACCGCAGATATCTATCGATTTACAAGCGAAAATAACTGAATTAGAGGTTAATTTAGAAACTCTTTATGAGAAGTGGAATAAATTAGAATCTAAAATTTAG
- the ompA gene encoding outer membrane protein OmpA yields MTSKFALAIALAFSAGVASAQTVDNWVSDFGDPVVSDFGDCWQNDFWTPATALPECGGVTEPSAPAAQPITANKVTFNADTFFDFDKSSLKPEGRTVLDQIAEQVKLLTLESLITVGHTDSIGTNAYNQKLSERRAATVKNYLIDKGVPAEQIIASGRGETQPIADNRTREGRAQNRRVDIEMVGTPK; encoded by the coding sequence ATGACCTCTAAATTCGCTTTAGCAATTGCTCTTGCTTTCTCAGCTGGCGTTGCATCAGCTCAAACAGTAGACAACTGGGTTAGTGATTTCGGTGATCCTGTAGTTAGTGACTTCGGCGACTGCTGGCAAAATGACTTCTGGACTCCTGCTACTGCACTTCCTGAGTGTGGCGGTGTTACTGAACCAAGTGCTCCAGCTGCTCAACCTATTACAGCAAACAAAGTGACTTTCAATGCTGATACATTCTTTGATTTCGACAAATCTAGCCTTAAACCTGAAGGTCGTACTGTTCTAGATCAAATCGCTGAGCAAGTTAAACTTTTAACTCTTGAATCATTAATCACTGTAGGTCACACTGACTCTATCGGTACTAACGCTTACAACCAAAAACTTTCTGAGCGTCGTGCTGCTACAGTTAAAAACTACCTAATCGACAAAGGTGTTCCTGCTGAACAAATCATCGCTTCTGGTCGCGGTGAAACTCAACCTATCGCAGACAACCGTACTCGTGAAGGTCGTGCTCAAAACCGTCGTGTAGATATCGAAATGGTTGGTACTCCTAAATAA
- a CDS encoding HAD family hydrolase — translation MNFKVDKAVFFDLDGTLIDSAIDLVDCANNLRTQRGLPPLPYEYLKNFVSRGTPAMIGEALGIHKSDTNYESIKIDYLTNYRSRLTKNLRYFDGIPELLDSLDSKGIAWGIVTNKPSELAIPLLKHLGLDSRCIASTYGDSALNNKPHPDTILLACKQANVDPSKCIYVGDDERDILAGKAANMKTIVLTYGYCPEPQNIPSWDADYIANNPGEIELGIIELFCI, via the coding sequence ATGAACTTTAAAGTAGATAAAGCAGTTTTTTTTGATCTTGATGGAACTTTAATTGACTCTGCTATAGATTTAGTAGATTGTGCAAATAATCTAAGAACCCAAAGAGGTTTACCCCCTCTTCCATATGAGTATTTAAAAAATTTCGTATCTAGAGGTACTCCTGCCATGATAGGTGAAGCCTTAGGTATACACAAGTCAGATACAAATTATGAATCTATAAAAATTGACTATTTGACTAATTACCGCTCTAGATTAACTAAAAATCTTAGATACTTCGATGGTATTCCAGAATTACTTGATTCATTAGACTCTAAGGGTATTGCATGGGGTATAGTTACAAATAAGCCATCAGAATTAGCAATTCCATTGCTCAAGCACCTAGGATTAGATTCTAGATGTATTGCATCCACCTATGGGGATTCAGCATTGAACAATAAACCCCACCCAGATACTATATTGTTAGCCTGCAAACAAGCTAATGTTGATCCATCCAAATGCATATATGTGGGGGACGATGAAAGAGATATCCTAGCTGGAAAAGCTGCTAATATGAAGACTATTGTTCTAACTTATGGCTACTGCCCAGAACCTCAAAATATCCCATCATGGGATGCGGATTATATAGCAAACAATCCCGGCGAAATTGAGTTAGGAATTATAGAGTTATTTTGTATATAA
- a CDS encoding carboxy terminal-processing peptidase: MKLNHIFSSAILSFSVLALPALAQTESTDNTFKPAKFKELEFKENYARATILSALIFDRFQYEKKPFDSKLQSLVFENLFKSLDTNKMIFTKEDIASFKKYESQILNYYKKGQLQIGFEIFNLYKHRLVERYDYAISLLNNGFDFSKNEEFIIDREDLDWPATHKEANDLWRKRIKNDYLRLKLANVEDEKIKTTLRKRYINRRNTVARMDGEQAAEYFINSLGDSLDPHTTYYSPSSAKNFDVTISLSVEGIGAVLQKHFEYGQIREVVAGGPAAKSKLINPGDLIVGVAQGDDGAFEDVIDWELDDIVKKIRGKRGSTVRIQLIPAGSGLDGKPKEVKIVREKVSMEEQAARSKVIEAKTDGKTHKVGVITIPSFYEDFDAQRAKEKDFNSLSKDISKFLDEYKKNGVEALVLDLRNNGGGSLNEAAKVSGLFIGNREKVVQVSTQNGEIKMVESRGVEQLWDKPVVVVINRFSASASEILAAAIKDYGRGVIVGSQTWGKGTVQTFRDLKDFLRNDAQYTDLGAVKWTIQKFFRVNGSSTQLKGVEPDIEFPSSVDKEKLGESSYDNPLPWTILRPADFKPFADLKESIAKLNTLHKDRVEKSGSWSLLKKENDFRLKLSQRKTYSLNFDARKKEREEMDAQIKAFDKEREELGEINFNDLKLDDGLARGEGDLNEELADEKKRKENLDTIARESANIAADMISVTSGIKFSR, encoded by the coding sequence ATGAAATTAAATCATATTTTTTCAAGTGCCATTTTGTCTTTTTCAGTATTAGCATTGCCAGCACTAGCACAAACTGAATCTACCGATAATACCTTTAAACCAGCTAAGTTTAAGGAATTGGAATTCAAAGAAAATTATGCTAGGGCTACAATTCTTTCAGCTCTTATTTTTGATAGATTTCAATACGAAAAAAAACCATTTGACTCGAAGCTACAATCCTTAGTATTTGAGAACTTATTTAAATCACTTGATACTAATAAGATGATTTTTACAAAGGAGGACATTGCCTCCTTCAAAAAGTATGAATCTCAAATTCTAAATTATTATAAAAAGGGTCAGCTTCAAATAGGATTTGAGATATTCAACCTATATAAGCATAGATTAGTTGAAAGATATGATTACGCTATATCTTTGTTAAATAACGGTTTTGATTTTTCTAAAAACGAGGAATTCATAATCGACCGCGAGGATTTGGATTGGCCTGCTACTCATAAAGAAGCTAATGATTTATGGCGCAAAAGAATTAAAAATGATTACTTACGCCTAAAACTAGCTAATGTCGAAGACGAAAAAATTAAAACTACTCTACGCAAGCGCTATATCAATCGCCGAAATACCGTTGCACGTATGGACGGAGAGCAAGCAGCTGAGTATTTTATTAATTCATTGGGAGACAGTTTAGATCCACATACTACCTACTATAGTCCTTCTTCAGCAAAAAACTTTGACGTTACTATTAGCTTATCTGTAGAGGGTATTGGGGCTGTTCTACAAAAGCATTTTGAATATGGTCAAATCCGAGAAGTTGTAGCTGGTGGACCTGCAGCTAAAAGCAAACTAATTAATCCAGGAGATTTGATTGTTGGGGTGGCTCAGGGAGATGATGGTGCTTTTGAGGATGTTATTGATTGGGAATTGGATGACATCGTTAAAAAAATTCGCGGTAAAAGAGGTAGTACCGTTAGGATTCAATTGATACCAGCGGGTTCTGGTCTGGATGGTAAACCAAAAGAAGTAAAAATCGTTAGAGAAAAGGTTTCTATGGAGGAGCAGGCTGCTAGATCTAAAGTCATTGAGGCTAAGACTGACGGTAAAACTCATAAAGTTGGTGTAATAACCATACCATCATTTTATGAGGATTTTGATGCTCAGAGAGCTAAAGAAAAAGACTTTAACAGCCTATCTAAAGATATTTCTAAATTTCTTGATGAGTACAAAAAAAATGGTGTTGAAGCCCTAGTTCTAGACCTTAGAAATAATGGTGGAGGATCACTTAATGAGGCCGCCAAAGTTAGTGGATTATTCATAGGTAATAGAGAAAAAGTAGTTCAAGTAAGTACTCAAAACGGTGAAATTAAAATGGTTGAGTCCCGAGGTGTTGAGCAGTTGTGGGATAAACCAGTTGTTGTGGTTATAAATAGATTCTCAGCATCAGCTTCTGAGATACTTGCTGCAGCTATAAAAGATTATGGTAGAGGAGTTATTGTAGGGTCACAAACATGGGGTAAGGGTACTGTTCAAACCTTCCGTGATTTAAAGGACTTTTTACGTAATGATGCTCAGTACACAGATTTAGGTGCTGTTAAGTGGACTATTCAAAAGTTTTTCCGCGTAAATGGAAGTTCTACTCAACTTAAAGGTGTTGAGCCTGATATTGAGTTTCCTTCAAGTGTGGACAAAGAAAAATTGGGTGAGTCTAGTTACGATAACCCATTGCCATGGACTATATTAAGACCAGCAGATTTTAAGCCTTTTGCGGATTTAAAAGAAAGCATTGCCAAGCTAAATACATTACATAAAGATCGTGTAGAAAAGTCTGGTAGTTGGAGTCTTCTTAAAAAGGAAAATGATTTCCGATTAAAACTTTCTCAGAGAAAAACTTATTCATTGAATTTTGATGCACGCAAAAAGGAACGTGAAGAGATGGATGCACAGATTAAGGCGTTTGATAAAGAGCGTGAAGAATTGGGAGAAATTAATTTTAATGATCTCAAGTTGGATGATGGATTGGCACGTGGAGAGGGTGACTTGAATGAAGAATTGGCTGACGAGAAAAAGCGTAAAGAAAATCTCGATACGATAGCTCGTGAAAGTGCAAATATCGCTGCCGACATGATATCAGTTACTTCGGGGATTAAGTTTAGTCGCTAG
- the rfbD gene encoding dTDP-4-dehydrorhamnose reductase, translating to MVAAYKAPPHKRAVIIGNTGQLGLSLKFSKSLYSICRYFNFFITSHIDPHENFRAVKSYLTAYKPDLVINTIAYTSVDAAEEDKLISYHINSVFPKILAEWCLKNDATLVHFSTDYVFDGRSNKPYKEEDSPNPINQYGYDKLTAELYIEQMTNNFYIFRTSALYSPFRVNFLKKIFHKLSHPKAKGGYSFNVVNDQITIPTSCDFLLEHMYKIISTKANGIYHVVPSNYCSWYEFARLIRSEAIRKGFLSSSAPMISPVKSTRFKSAAKRPLFSVLDNSKMAKALGIEIPSWDEIFRENCNEIFPLIL from the coding sequence ATGGTTGCGGCCTATAAAGCCCCACCTCATAAAAGAGCCGTTATTATCGGTAATACAGGTCAGTTGGGGCTATCTTTAAAGTTTTCTAAAAGTCTCTATAGCATATGCAGGTATTTTAATTTTTTTATAACCTCGCATATTGATCCTCACGAAAATTTTCGAGCTGTAAAGTCTTATTTAACGGCTTATAAGCCCGATTTAGTAATAAATACTATAGCCTACACATCCGTTGATGCAGCAGAAGAAGATAAGCTAATTTCTTATCATATCAATTCTGTTTTTCCAAAAATTTTAGCTGAGTGGTGTTTAAAAAATGATGCCACTTTGGTTCATTTTTCAACGGACTACGTTTTTGATGGTCGCTCTAATAAACCCTATAAAGAGGAAGATTCTCCCAATCCTATAAATCAATATGGATACGATAAGCTAACTGCAGAACTCTATATTGAGCAAATGACTAACAATTTTTATATTTTTAGGACTAGTGCACTTTATAGCCCTTTTAGAGTTAATTTCCTTAAGAAAATATTCCATAAACTAAGTCATCCTAAGGCAAAAGGTGGATATAGTTTCAATGTTGTGAATGATCAGATTACAATCCCAACAAGCTGTGATTTTTTACTTGAGCACATGTATAAAATCATTAGTACTAAAGCTAATGGTATATACCATGTAGTGCCTTCAAATTATTGTTCATGGTATGAATTTGCTCGATTGATTAGGTCAGAGGCAATTAGAAAAGGGTTCCTAAGTTCAAGTGCCCCCATGATTAGTCCTGTTAAATCAACTAGATTTAAATCTGCAGCAAAAAGACCATTATTTTCAGTATTGGATAATTCTAAAATGGCAAAAGCTTTGGGTATCGAAATTCCAAGTTGGGATGAGATTTTCCGAGAAAATTGCAATGAAATATTCCCCTTAATTCTCTAG
- a CDS encoding lytic murein transglycosylase yields MTMNLNLKSIVIATLGISFSSSIYAMTDSFQNCLSLLRGPAEKSNVNYITFEKYVLPIKADDSLLQKLNYQPEFVTPIWRYMANLVDQERINQGRALMQKHASLLEKVQNQMGVDPATVVAIWGVESNFGTNLGKYDLVRSLGTLACKGRRKLYFRGELFSALRILQSGDITKDKLKGSWAGAFGQTQFMPSTFERIAVDFDHDGRRDLVDNVADALGSTANYMVKSGWQTGKPWGAEVALPPNMSIEVSGRKNKRPLHYWMSKGIKTIDGQNLSTLASPDTRAALLLPAGIDGPAFITFKNFDAIYSYNAAESYALAIAHLSDRLRGKGPIVKPWPTKDVSLSRAQTRELQTILISRGHQIGEPDGIAGSKTQDAIRFEQQRLSLPATGIPEQSILERLKSEKF; encoded by the coding sequence ATGACCATGAATTTAAACTTAAAATCAATTGTCATTGCCACCCTAGGGATTTCGTTTTCTTCTTCTATATATGCTATGACTGATTCATTTCAGAATTGCTTATCACTACTTAGAGGTCCTGCTGAAAAATCAAACGTAAATTATATTACTTTCGAAAAGTATGTATTACCCATCAAAGCTGATGATTCTCTATTGCAAAAATTGAACTATCAGCCTGAATTTGTTACTCCGATTTGGCGTTATATGGCTAATTTAGTAGATCAAGAGCGAATTAATCAAGGGCGTGCTTTAATGCAAAAACATGCAAGTCTACTTGAAAAGGTTCAAAATCAAATGGGAGTTGATCCTGCCACTGTAGTAGCCATCTGGGGCGTAGAGAGTAATTTTGGTACAAATCTAGGTAAGTATGATTTAGTTCGATCTTTAGGCACATTGGCATGTAAGGGTCGTAGAAAGCTTTATTTCCGTGGCGAATTATTTTCTGCATTACGAATTTTACAGTCTGGTGATATTACAAAAGATAAGCTTAAAGGCTCATGGGCTGGAGCATTTGGGCAGACACAGTTTATGCCGTCGACATTCGAAAGAATTGCAGTAGACTTTGACCACGACGGTCGAAGAGATTTAGTAGATAATGTAGCGGATGCCCTAGGTTCAACTGCAAATTATATGGTTAAAAGTGGTTGGCAGACTGGAAAGCCTTGGGGGGCGGAGGTAGCATTGCCACCAAATATGTCCATAGAAGTTTCTGGGCGTAAAAATAAGCGTCCACTTCATTATTGGATGAGCAAAGGCATTAAAACTATTGATGGACAGAACCTTTCAACTTTGGCATCCCCTGATACAAGAGCTGCTTTATTACTGCCAGCTGGAATTGATGGTCCTGCATTTATAACTTTTAAGAATTTTGATGCTATATATAGCTATAACGCAGCTGAAAGTTATGCACTTGCTATTGCTCATCTATCGGATAGACTTCGTGGAAAAGGACCTATTGTCAAACCTTGGCCTACAAAGGATGTGAGCCTCTCTCGAGCACAGACCCGAGAACTTCAGACTATTCTTATTTCACGCGGACATCAGATCGGAGAGCCTGATGGTATTGCAGGATCTAAAACTCAGGATGCTATAAGGTTTGAGCAACAAAGGTTGTCATTGCCAGCGACGGGTATTCCTGAGCAGTCAATTTTAGAGAGGCTTAAAAGCGAAAAATTTTAA